In Acanthopagrus latus isolate v.2019 chromosome 17, fAcaLat1.1, whole genome shotgun sequence, the following are encoded in one genomic region:
- the cited4b gene encoding cbp/p300-interacting transactivator 4b, whose translation MADHLMMPMNHSSAGASLHSYRMGMNGGLQAGHQQHANQQGMRALPNGQMMHYGGAQANMETAMRQRQGMVGGPMNGQLNGAQMGHHQMTSGNMMYNGQPQQQQQQQHHPQQQHHMHPQQHQQQAQHPQQQQQQAQHPQQQQQQFMNGGLTSQQLMASMQLQKLNTQYHGHPLGPMGGNHMGPAAQYRMNPAQLANMQHMAGPALALNGMDADMIDEEVLTSLVMELGLDRVQELPELFLGQNEFDFISDFVSKQQPSTVSC comes from the coding sequence ATGGCAGACCATCTGATGATGCCCATGAATCACAGCTCAGCGGGCGCCAGTCTCCACAGTTACAGGATGGGCATGAATGGCGGCCTGCAGGCGGGTCACCAGCAGCACGCCAACCAGCAGGGCATGAGGGCGCTGCCCAACGGCCAGATGATGCACTACGGCGGCGCCCAGGCCAACATGGAGACCGCCATGAGGCAGCGGCAAGGCATGGTGGGCGGACCCATGAACGGACAGCTGAACGGGGCCCAGATGGGTCACCACCAGATGACCTCTGGTAACATGATGTACAATGGCcagccccagcagcagcagcagcagcagcatcaccctcagcagcagcatcacatgCACCCGCAGCAGCACCAGCAACAGGCCCAGCacccgcagcagcagcaacaacaagcCCAgcacccacagcagcagcagcaacagttcaTGAACGGAGGGTTAACGTCCCAGCAGCTCATGGCCAGCATGCAGCTGCAGAAACTCAACACCCAGTACCACGGACACCCGCTGGGGCCTATGGGTGGGAACCACATGGGGCCCGCGGCCCAGTACCGCATGAACCCGGCTCAGCTGGCCAACATGCAGCACATGGCTGGGCCGGCCCTGGCCCTGAACGGCATGGACGCTGATATGATCGACGAGGAGGTCCTGACCTCGCTGGTCATGGAGCTGGGCTTGGACCGGGTCCAGGAGCTGCCAGAACTCTTCCTGGGCCAGAACGAGTTTGACTTCATCTCAGACTTTGTCAGCAAACAGCAGCCcagcactgtcagctgctga